The Candidatus Omnitrophota bacterium DNA window AAGCCATGCCCACCGGCATAAAAAATATCTTTTAAACCAACTCTTTTTTTAACATCCCTAAGCGATCTTCCGCTAATTATGCCAACTACAAACCGTCGGTTTCCAGCCAGTTTTTTTAAGCTTTTTTTTGTCGAAAGAGGAACCCTTGCTAAGTGAGGATTTCGAACTATCGGCGAAAGAGTTCCGTCGTAATCAAAAAAGATAAAAACTCTCTTTCTGCTCTTTAAAACTTTGCTTAAATATTCTTTGGTGAGTTTTATCACTCTTCTTGGGGGATTTCTGAAACTATTTGACCAATCCATTTCCAGATATCGTTACGTTGAACAATCTGACGCAACTTTCTCATTCTTTTCTTCCTTGCTAAATCATTAAGGGTAAGTGCCTTATAGATGGCTTCGCTGGTTTCTTCAGTATTATAAGGATTCACCAAAAAGGCTTCCCGGAGCTCGCGGCTGGCGCCGGTAAATCGACTTAAAACCAAAGCTCCTTTATCGTCGGCCTTGGCTGAAACAAACTCCTTAGCTACCAAGTTCATTCCGTCATGAAGTGAAGTAACAATGCAGGTGTCAGCTATTTTATAAAAAGCTACCACTTCTTCAAAATTAAGATGACGACGTAGAAAGACGATTGGTTTCCAGGAATTCTGAGAATGCTTAAAATTAACTTCTTCGACTAAAGCGTTGACCGTTTCATTAAGTTGTTTATATTGAGAAAGGTGAATTCGCGATATTTCTCCCATCTGGATAAAAACCATCTTTTCTTTTAACTCCGGATATTTATCTAACAACTTATCCACGGCCTGAATCCTTTCAACAATACCTTTGGTATAATCGATACGATCTAAACCGACAACCACTTTATAATTTTTTAGCCCGAATTCTTCATAAAGAGACTTGGCTAATTCTTCAACTTTCGGGCTTTGGGCAGTTTTGTTGATACCGTCAAAATCGACACTGATTGGGTAAGCGCGAACTAAAGATTTACGTCCTTTATACACCACTAATTGCCGCTCTTTATTGATCTTAGCTTCAATTTCATTAGCGACAGCATCGAAAAAATTATTACAAAAATAATTGATATGAAAACCGATCATATCGTAAGAGAGCAGTCCATCTAGCAACTCCTGTTTCTGAGGTAAAATTCTAAAAACATCATAAGTCGGCCAAGGAATATGCCAAAACATAAGAGTAATCGCCTCGGGATTTATTTCCTTTAAATACTTACTGACTAAAGCTAAATGATAATCCTGGACAAAGACGATCGCCTTTTTGCCTTTTATTTCTTTATTGATATTTTGAGCAAACTTTTTATTAACCTGTTTATAAATCTTCCAATGCTCATTACTAAAGTCAGGCTGGACAAAAACTAAATGCGAAAGCGGCCAAAGCCCCTGGTTAGAATATCCATAATAATACCCTAGGTTTTCTTCCTTGCTAAGCCAAATATAGCGTAAATCATAAGAGGGGTTTTCCGGTGGTACTTTTACCTTAGCATTTTTAGCTACTAACTTGTCCCCATCGCCACTGCTACAGCAAACCCAGGTACCTTTCAATTCACGCATTATCGGGTCAAGGGCAGTAATTACTCCGCCTGGTCCACGGCTGCATTCAATTTTACCTCGAAATAATTTATGAACATAAGGCTGGCGATTAGACGCAACCACAAAAGAATAGTCAGAAAATCTTTTCTTTAATAGATCAAGAACTGTTTTTTTGCTCCAGGCTCTTAGCATAATTTTTAAACTGTAAAAAAAAATATTTTTAAGCTTTAGCTAAAGTTTTTTGATAAACTGCTAAAGTATTTTTAGCAACGTCTTCTTTGGTGTATTGTGACTCAACAATTTGCCGTCCAGTATAGCCAAAACGATGAGCTAACTTTTTATCTTCAAGCAACTGGCAAGCTTTTGCGGCCAAAGCTTCAAAA harbors:
- a CDS encoding trehalose-6-phosphate synthase translates to MLRAWSKKTVLDLLKKRFSDYSFVVASNRQPYVHKLFRGKIECSRGPGGVITALDPIMRELKGTWVCCSSGDGDKLVAKNAKVKVPPENPSYDLRYIWLSKEENLGYYYGYSNQGLWPLSHLVFVQPDFSNEHWKIYKQVNKKFAQNINKEIKGKKAIVFVQDYHLALVSKYLKEINPEAITLMFWHIPWPTYDVFRILPQKQELLDGLLSYDMIGFHINYFCNNFFDAVANEIEAKINKERQLVVYKGRKSLVRAYPISVDFDGINKTAQSPKVEELAKSLYEEFGLKNYKVVVGLDRIDYTKGIVERIQAVDKLLDKYPELKEKMVFIQMGEISRIHLSQYKQLNETVNALVEEVNFKHSQNSWKPIVFLRRHLNFEEVVAFYKIADTCIVTSLHDGMNLVAKEFVSAKADDKGALVLSRFTGASRELREAFLVNPYNTEETSEAIYKALTLNDLARKKRMRKLRQIVQRNDIWKWIGQIVSEIPQEE